A single window of Lutzomyia longipalpis isolate SR_M1_2022 chromosome 1, ASM2433408v1 DNA harbors:
- the LOC129796994 gene encoding proline dehydrogenase 1, mitochondrial isoform X3, producing the protein MLHSRVRQLSSSSAPTWSTWSAHPVISWSTTCRLRSFGVKPILDYSVEEDISQEEAEKREVESSVSESTQDTTTMPQYKVDKTFADRRYKVQSARTYFYLNEATCERNMETFIECLEAVSGATFGTGITAIKLTALGRPQLLLQLSEVIMRARQYMLELCGGTGNVLTHHKTIKDLEQYYSGVSDNKEVKDFLKNMTTDKEGILHLFPWSGIINENFELSDSFRVPDPKTGQMRRLISQIPPKEEEMFRNMIRRVNTIVKTAEELDVRIMIDAEQTYFQPAISRITLEMMRQYNTKKAIVFNTYQCYLKDAFQEVTTDLEQAKRQNFYFGAKLVRGAYIEQERARAAALGYPDPTNPNFEATTEMYHKTLTECLRRIRKLKESGDDAKKIGIMVASHNEDTVRFAIEKMNEIGILPEDKVICFGQLLGMCDYITFPLGQSGYSAYKYIPYGPVKEVLPYLSRRAQENKGVLKKIQKEKQLLRAEIVRRLFRGKLFYTPKGNYVPI; encoded by the exons ATTGCGCTCATTTGGCGTAAAGCCTATTCTTGATTACTCTGTGGAGGAGGATATATCACAGGAAGAAGCTGAGAAACGCGAAGTAGA GTCATCAGTGTCAGAGAGTACCCAGGACACAACAACAATGCCGCAGTACAAAGTGGATAAAACATTTGCTGATCGACGCTACAAAGTGCAGAGTGCGAGGACCTACTTCTACTTGAACGAGGCAACTTGCGAGAGGAATATGGAGACATTCATTGAATGTCTTGAAGCTGTTTCag GAGCCACATTCGGAACTGGTATAACTGCAATCAAATTAACTGCCCTGGGCAGACCACAGCTTTTG CTACAATTGTCCGAAGTAATTATGCGAGCACGACAGTACATGCTGGAACTATGTGGCGGAACTGGAAATGTTTTGACTCACCACAAGACAATTAAGGATCTCGAGCAGTATTACAGTGGTGTCAGTGATAATAAGGAAGTTAaggatttcttaaaaaatatgacAACTGACAAGGAAGG aatTCTTCATCTTTTCCCATGGTCGGgtattataaatgaaaattttgagttGAGCGACAGTTTCCGTGTTCCGGATCCGAAGACTGGCCAAATGAGGCGACTGATCTCACAGATTCCACCCAAAGAAGAGGAGATGTTTCGTAATATGATTAGGAGAGTAAATACAATTGTTAAG ACTGCTGAAGAATTGGATGTCCGCATAATGATTGATGCCGAACAAACATACTTCCAACCGGCAATTTCTCGTATTACATTGGAAATGATGAGACAGTACAACACGAAGAAGGCCATTGTGTTCAATACTTATCAATGCTACTTGAAAGACGCATTTCAAGAG GTTACGACTGATTTGGAGCAAGCGAAGCGtcaaaatttctattttggCGCTAAATTAGTGAGAGGGGCCTACATTGAGCAGGAAAGGGCACGAGCAGCGGCTCTTGGTTATCCCGATCCAACAAATCCCAATTTTGAAGCCACAACTGAAATGTACCACAAAACACTAACTGAATGCCTCAGGCGAATCAGG AAATTGAAGGAATCAGGCGAtgatgcaaagaaaattggaaTAATGGTGGCAAGTCACAATGAGGACACCGTACGTTTTGCTattgagaaaatgaatgaaatcgGCATCCTGCCTGAGGACAAAGTGATTTGCTTTGGTCAATTGCTTGGAATGTGTGACTACATAACGTTCCCACTTG GTCAATCTGGTTATTCAGCATACAAATACATCCCGTATGGACCAGTAAAGGAGGTCCTACCGTATCTTTCGCGACGCGCACAGGAGAATAAGGGTGTGCTGAAGAAAATCCAGAAGGAGAAGCAACTCCTTCGGGCAGAAATTGTTCGTCGACTCTTCCGTGGGAAGCTCTTCTACACGCCGAAAGGGAATTATGttccaatttaa